From Draconibacterium halophilum, one genomic window encodes:
- a CDS encoding GH92 family glycosyl hydrolase: protein MRALTVFISLILFLSGCVSEQNQTESDVLNYVDPFIGTGFHGHTFPGATTPFGMVQLSPDTHIMGWDASSGYHYEDSTIYGFSHTHLSGTGIGDLGDVLLLPYSNSDELKPVGLFDKKDETASPGYYKVRLKNLNVTAELTATKRVGFHQYTYDESNDRNVLLDLGHILQPNWGHKMIKNTIHQIDDKTFEGVQKTKGWAEDHLVAYRIEFSEEFERLKIYSEGEPSSETKLSGKDIKLHFRFPDNNKALLVKVALSVVDEEGATKNIQAELSGWDFAQTVRQAKAGWHDALQGITISTDDETVKTNFYTALYHSMMSPFIAQDVDGRYRGMDKTIRQAPEGFTNYTVFSLWDTFRAFHPLITIIRPEKAGEWAEALVQKYREGGLLPKWPLASNYTGTMVGYPATSVMADALAKGLVPNADLNVWKEAAITSATWQPEWFEKHKGTRAAEVMMKHIYYKEKYGFVPSDSITASVSYGVEMAYYDWCVAEIAKTAGDDKAADEFYKKSKYYENYFDATTGFMRGKNGDGSWRTPFNPKYSDHNHADYTEGNAYQWSYFAPHDTNGMVDLFGSKDAFESSLDSLFTTSSEILGENASADITGLIGQYAHGNEPSHHMAYLYNYTNAKWKTQKYLDHVLYDFYLPEPAGIIGNEDCGQMSAWYVLNAIGFYQVCPGDPTYTIGRPVVDKASVRVPGGSFEILAHNNSKENKYIDKVLLNGETLNEPFFSHEDLMKGGKLEFFMSAEH from the coding sequence ATGAGAGCACTAACTGTATTTATCTCCCTTATTTTATTCCTTTCCGGATGTGTTTCAGAGCAAAACCAAACAGAATCGGATGTATTGAACTACGTTGATCCGTTTATCGGAACCGGATTTCACGGACATACTTTTCCGGGAGCCACCACACCATTTGGCATGGTTCAGCTAAGTCCGGATACGCACATTATGGGCTGGGATGCCAGTAGCGGTTATCATTATGAAGATTCTACCATTTATGGTTTCAGTCATACTCATTTGAGCGGCACCGGTATTGGCGATCTTGGCGATGTACTTTTGCTCCCTTACTCCAACTCCGACGAGTTAAAACCTGTTGGATTGTTTGACAAAAAAGACGAAACAGCATCGCCCGGTTATTATAAAGTGCGGCTAAAAAACCTGAATGTTACTGCCGAATTAACGGCTACAAAACGCGTAGGCTTTCACCAATATACCTATGACGAAAGTAACGATAGAAATGTATTGCTCGACCTGGGCCACATTTTGCAGCCCAACTGGGGACACAAAATGATAAAAAATACCATTCACCAAATTGATGATAAAACTTTTGAAGGCGTTCAGAAAACAAAAGGCTGGGCCGAAGATCATTTGGTTGCTTACCGGATTGAATTCTCTGAGGAATTTGAACGGCTAAAAATATATTCTGAAGGGGAACCCAGCTCAGAAACCAAACTTTCAGGAAAAGATATCAAGTTACATTTCAGATTTCCGGATAACAATAAAGCCCTGCTGGTAAAAGTAGCTTTATCGGTGGTTGACGAAGAAGGTGCAACTAAAAATATACAAGCTGAACTTTCGGGGTGGGACTTTGCACAAACTGTTAGGCAGGCCAAAGCCGGGTGGCATGACGCCCTGCAGGGAATTACGATTTCAACAGATGATGAAACGGTAAAAACCAATTTTTACACCGCACTTTACCACAGCATGATGTCGCCGTTTATTGCGCAGGATGTAGATGGCCGTTACCGTGGAATGGACAAAACCATCCGCCAGGCGCCCGAAGGATTTACCAACTATACGGTATTTTCTTTGTGGGATACTTTCCGTGCTTTTCACCCGCTCATTACCATTATACGACCTGAAAAGGCCGGCGAATGGGCCGAGGCGCTGGTTCAGAAATACCGTGAAGGAGGCCTTCTTCCGAAATGGCCGTTGGCATCGAATTACACCGGAACAATGGTGGGCTATCCGGCAACATCGGTTATGGCCGATGCGCTGGCAAAAGGCTTGGTTCCAAATGCCGATTTGAATGTATGGAAGGAAGCTGCAATAACATCAGCTACATGGCAACCCGAGTGGTTTGAAAAACATAAAGGAACACGTGCCGCAGAAGTGATGATGAAGCACATTTATTACAAAGAGAAATATGGGTTTGTGCCATCTGATTCTATAACAGCTTCCGTTTCGTATGGTGTTGAAATGGCTTATTATGATTGGTGTGTAGCCGAAATTGCCAAAACTGCCGGCGACGATAAAGCAGCAGATGAGTTTTACAAAAAGTCGAAATACTACGAAAATTATTTTGATGCCACGACAGGATTTATGCGCGGGAAAAACGGCGATGGCAGTTGGCGTACGCCTTTTAATCCCAAATACTCCGATCATAATCATGCCGACTACACCGAAGGTAATGCCTACCAGTGGAGCTATTTTGCGCCGCATGACACGAATGGAATGGTCGATTTGTTCGGTAGTAAAGATGCTTTCGAATCGAGTTTGGACAGCCTCTTTACAACCAGCTCCGAGATATTGGGAGAAAATGCTTCGGCGGATATCACCGGACTGATTGGGCAATATGCACACGGAAACGAGCCAAGTCACCACATGGCTTATTTATACAACTACACCAACGCAAAGTGGAAAACACAAAAATACCTCGACCACGTGTTGTACGATTTCTATCTGCCAGAACCTGCAGGAATAATTGGTAACGAAGATTGCGGACAGATGTCAGCGTGGTATGTATTAAACGCCATTGGTTTTTACCAGGTTTGCCCCGGCGACCCGACATATACAATTGGGCGTCCTGTCGTTGATAAAGCTTCGGTGAGAGTTCCTGGGGGTAGTTTTGAGATCCTTGCTCATAACAATTCAAAAGAAAATAAATACATCGACAAAGTTTTATTAAACGGAGAGACATTGAATGAGCCATTCTTTTCGCATGAAGACTTGATGAAAGGTGGCAAACTGGAATTTTTTATGTCAGCAGAACATTAG
- a CDS encoding Xaa-Pro dipeptidyl-peptidase, whose translation MKSSKKLILSVVCLVLVQLCPIDSRAQKEPAKPFFENGEAQIVKAFEDPAYWIREDLWVETEFDSDGDGLLDRMHVDVTRPRQTESEGLKLPVVYNSSPYFAGTAGNNREFFWDVRHEIGEKPTQHVHPPEIQRRGKRPIISKGHVSTWVPRGYVVVHSSSPGTGLSDGSPTVGGDNESLAPKAVIDWLCGRAKGYKTRRGDEEVEAYWSTGKVGMTGTSYNGTLPLAAATTGVEGLEAIIPVAPNTSYYHYYRSNGLVRSPGGYLGEDVDVLFDFIHSGDLDKRAFARKTVRDDEMKNGQDRITGDYNDFWAGRDYLNDMEPMKAALLMSHGFNDWNVMPEHSYRIYEAAKAKGIPTQIYYHQNGHGGPPPISMMNRWFTRYLFGVENGVENDPKAWIVREDDERDKPTPYKDYPNPDASPVTFFLTSGAPAHGALVTVQPSEQANETLVDNYSFSGEALAEAEITEHRLMYVSPELKEELHLSGKSKITIKAASSKPAVNLSVYLVSLPWNNGRRVKITDNIITRGWADLQNYKSLRESQPLKPGTFYEITFELQPDDQVIKAGQQIGLMIFSSDKDFTLHPKPGTELTVDLNGTSIEIPVVGGADAYNKAIQ comes from the coding sequence ATGAAGAGTAGTAAAAAACTGATTTTAAGTGTTGTTTGTTTGGTTCTTGTTCAGTTGTGCCCTATTGATAGCCGTGCACAGAAAGAACCGGCAAAGCCTTTTTTTGAAAATGGAGAGGCGCAAATTGTAAAAGCGTTTGAAGATCCGGCTTACTGGATTCGCGAAGACCTTTGGGTGGAAACCGAATTTGACTCGGATGGCGATGGTCTTTTGGACCGTATGCATGTTGATGTAACGCGTCCACGACAAACCGAAAGCGAAGGATTAAAACTTCCGGTGGTATATAATTCAAGCCCGTATTTTGCCGGTACAGCAGGAAATAATCGCGAGTTTTTTTGGGATGTGCGTCACGAAATTGGCGAGAAACCAACCCAACATGTGCATCCACCCGAAATTCAACGACGAGGAAAAAGGCCGATCATTTCAAAAGGTCATGTGTCTACCTGGGTACCTCGTGGTTATGTTGTTGTTCATTCTTCATCGCCCGGAACGGGATTGTCTGATGGCTCACCAACAGTTGGTGGCGATAACGAATCGCTGGCACCAAAAGCAGTTATCGACTGGCTTTGCGGACGTGCAAAAGGTTACAAAACCAGAAGAGGAGACGAAGAAGTTGAGGCCTACTGGAGTACAGGGAAAGTGGGAATGACCGGAACTTCGTATAACGGAACACTGCCACTGGCAGCTGCAACAACAGGAGTGGAAGGTTTGGAAGCAATCATTCCTGTGGCACCAAACACTTCTTATTATCATTATTACCGCTCGAATGGTTTGGTGCGGTCTCCCGGAGGTTATTTGGGTGAAGATGTAGATGTGCTTTTCGATTTTATTCACAGCGGTGATTTGGATAAACGTGCATTTGCCCGAAAAACAGTTCGCGATGATGAAATGAAAAACGGACAGGACCGAATTACCGGCGACTATAATGACTTTTGGGCCGGACGTGATTACCTGAATGATATGGAGCCGATGAAAGCAGCTTTGCTGATGTCGCACGGGTTTAACGATTGGAATGTTATGCCCGAGCACAGTTATCGCATTTACGAAGCTGCAAAAGCAAAAGGAATTCCCACCCAGATTTACTATCACCAAAACGGACACGGTGGACCACCACCAATTAGTATGATGAACCGTTGGTTTACGCGCTATTTGTTTGGTGTAGAAAATGGTGTGGAAAACGATCCAAAAGCCTGGATCGTTCGCGAAGATGACGAACGCGACAAGCCTACGCCGTATAAAGATTATCCAAACCCTGATGCCAGTCCGGTGACGTTTTTCCTTACTTCAGGAGCACCTGCTCATGGTGCACTTGTTACCGTGCAGCCTTCAGAGCAAGCAAATGAAACGCTGGTTGATAATTACTCGTTTTCGGGAGAGGCACTGGCAGAGGCTGAAATTACAGAACACCGCTTAATGTATGTAAGTCCCGAGTTGAAAGAAGAACTGCATCTTTCCGGTAAATCAAAAATTACGATTAAAGCTGCCAGCAGCAAACCGGCCGTCAATCTTTCAGTTTACCTGGTGTCGTTGCCATGGAATAATGGTCGCCGTGTTAAAATTACCGATAATATTATCACCCGTGGCTGGGCCGATTTGCAGAATTATAAATCACTGCGTGAAAGCCAACCACTAAAACCGGGTACGTTTTACGAAATAACTTTCGAGCTGCAACCCGATGATCAGGTAATTAAAGCCGGGCAGCAGATTGGCTTGATGATTTTTTCAAGTGATAAAGATTTTACGCTTCATCCAAAGCCCGGAACAGAATTAACGGTTGATTTGAACGGAACAAGCATTGAGATTCCGGTTGTTGGCGGAGCAGATGCATACAATAAAGCAATTCAATAA
- a CDS encoding LytR/AlgR family response regulator transcription factor, translated as MQIKSIIVDDEKHGRENLAGLLESHCPDVMLVGLANSVKSAIQLIKNEKPQLVFLDIEMPGENGFQLLEHFAEINFEVIFVTAYDNYAIKAIRFSAADYILKPINYNELKTAVEKVIQRIQKKEENRQIRELNRNILQPENPRIGLPTNDRIEFVEVKNIVHCKGESNYTHIYLQEKKHLLVAKTLVEFEDLLKEYAFVRTHKSHLVNLKHVVAYSKTDGGTLELSNGDRILISRRRKDDVLNLLKA; from the coding sequence ATGCAGATAAAATCAATTATAGTTGACGACGAAAAACACGGCCGCGAAAATTTGGCTGGGCTGCTTGAGTCACATTGCCCGGATGTAATGTTGGTGGGACTAGCAAATTCAGTGAAGTCAGCTATCCAGCTTATTAAAAATGAAAAGCCGCAATTGGTTTTTCTCGATATTGAAATGCCCGGGGAAAATGGTTTTCAGCTGCTTGAGCATTTTGCTGAGATCAACTTCGAGGTAATTTTTGTAACAGCTTACGACAATTACGCGATTAAAGCCATACGCTTTTCGGCTGCCGATTACATTCTTAAACCCATAAACTACAACGAGCTGAAAACGGCTGTTGAAAAGGTGATTCAGCGCATTCAGAAGAAGGAAGAAAACCGGCAAATTCGTGAATTGAATCGTAATATTTTGCAGCCTGAAAATCCGCGTATTGGATTGCCAACCAATGATCGGATTGAATTTGTGGAAGTGAAAAATATCGTTCATTGCAAGGGAGAAAGCAATTACACACATATTTATCTACAAGAAAAAAAGCATTTGCTCGTAGCGAAAACACTCGTCGAGTTTGAGGACCTGTTAAAGGAATATGCTTTTGTAAGAACGCATAAATCCCATCTGGTAAACTTAAAACATGTAGTGGCATATTCGAAAACCGATGGAGGAACCCTAGAGCTTTCTAATGGCGATAGGATTTTAATATCCAGACGGAGAAAGGACGATGTGCTGAATTTACTAAAGGCATAA
- a CDS encoding glycoside hydrolase family 130 protein: MANKVNIPFEERPKNCTDVMWRYSQNPVIGRYEIPTSNSIFNSAVVPFEDGFAGVFRCDNKAVQMNIFDGFSKDGINWDINHEPIEMVAGNTEMIESDYKYDPRVTWIEDRYWVTWCNGYHGPTIGIAYTFDFKTFHQCENAFLPFNRNGVLFPEKINGKYAMLSRPSDNGHTPFGDIYISYSPDMKYWGEHRCVMKVTPFELSAWQCTKIGAGSVPIKTEEGWLEFYHGVINTCNGFRYSMGAAILDLEDPTKVLYRTQPYLLAPAAPYELAGDVPNVVFPCAALSDGEKIAVYYGAADTVVGMAFAYQQELIDFIKENSI, encoded by the coding sequence ATGGCTAATAAAGTAAACATACCTTTTGAAGAGCGCCCTAAAAATTGCACCGATGTTATGTGGCGCTATTCCCAAAATCCGGTAATTGGCCGGTACGAAATTCCTACATCAAACAGTATTTTCAACAGTGCTGTTGTGCCTTTTGAAGATGGTTTTGCCGGCGTTTTTCGCTGCGACAACAAAGCTGTTCAGATGAACATTTTTGATGGTTTTAGCAAAGACGGAATCAACTGGGACATCAATCATGAACCCATTGAAATGGTTGCCGGAAATACGGAGATGATCGAATCGGATTATAAATACGATCCGCGGGTTACCTGGATTGAAGACCGCTACTGGGTAACCTGGTGTAACGGTTACCACGGACCAACAATCGGCATTGCCTATACTTTTGATTTCAAAACCTTTCACCAGTGTGAGAATGCCTTTTTACCTTTTAACCGGAATGGTGTGCTTTTCCCTGAAAAAATTAACGGAAAATACGCCATGTTAAGTCGCCCAAGCGATAATGGTCATACACCTTTTGGCGATATTTACATCAGTTACAGCCCGGATATGAAATACTGGGGCGAACACCGCTGTGTAATGAAAGTTACTCCGTTTGAGCTGAGTGCCTGGCAGTGTACAAAAATTGGCGCCGGATCGGTTCCTATTAAAACTGAAGAAGGCTGGCTGGAGTTCTATCACGGTGTAATCAACACTTGTAATGGATTTCGTTACTCAATGGGAGCTGCCATTCTCGATCTGGAAGATCCAACAAAAGTGCTGTACCGCACACAGCCATATTTGCTGGCTCCTGCAGCGCCTTACGAACTGGCCGGCGATGTACCGAATGTAGTATTCCCTTGTGCCGCACTTAGCGATGGTGAAAAAATAGCCGTTTATTACGGTGCTGCCGATACGGTTGTGGGAATGGCTTTTGCTTACCAGCAGGAATTGATTGATTTTATTAAGGAAAATTCGATATAA
- a CDS encoding MFS transporter: MVKTRNNVTNPALWVPTAYFAMGLPFMVLAQSTAIMYKNMGISDSKIAFWTSLIMLPWTLKPLWSPVLEMFKSKKFFVVTSQFITAITFALIAFALPLPNFFAYTIALLGVIGFSGATTDIATDGVYLSVLSLKDQAKYIGWQGASYNVGKFLAYGGFVTIAGILEKQMGVVNAWVAVMLGIGGVMALVGLYHSRMLPGGETSTSEVKSLKEGFTTLWDVLRTFFQKKYIYCYIAFIVLYRFAEGFAIKIAPLFFKAAVADGGLGLSTTEIGVIYGTFGTAAFVAGSILAGYFIARRGLKKALLILVSTFNIPFLVYALLAHYQPSSLYLVGGAVVLEYFGYGFGFVGLMLFMMQQVAPGKYKMAHYAFATGIMNLGFMVPSMLSGYISDWLGYKMFFAWVLIATIPIFIAARFVPFGHSDNEDDEKIEIEKNG; the protein is encoded by the coding sequence ATGGTAAAAACAAGAAACAACGTCACTAATCCTGCGCTGTGGGTTCCAACTGCCTATTTTGCAATGGGATTGCCTTTTATGGTACTGGCACAATCAACAGCTATCATGTATAAAAACATGGGGATCTCCGATTCGAAGATTGCGTTCTGGACCTCGCTGATTATGCTTCCGTGGACCTTAAAACCATTGTGGAGCCCGGTTTTAGAGATGTTTAAATCAAAGAAATTCTTTGTTGTAACCAGCCAATTTATTACGGCAATAACTTTTGCATTAATTGCTTTTGCGCTTCCCCTACCCAACTTTTTTGCATACACCATTGCCTTGCTTGGGGTTATTGGATTTAGCGGTGCCACCACCGATATTGCAACCGATGGCGTTTACCTCAGCGTTCTATCATTAAAAGATCAAGCAAAATACATTGGTTGGCAGGGGGCTTCATATAACGTTGGGAAATTTCTGGCCTATGGTGGATTTGTTACCATCGCCGGAATTCTTGAAAAACAAATGGGCGTGGTAAATGCCTGGGTAGCTGTTATGCTTGGAATTGGTGGCGTGATGGCTCTAGTAGGTCTTTATCACTCGCGCATGTTACCCGGCGGCGAAACTTCGACATCGGAAGTAAAAAGCCTGAAGGAAGGATTTACCACACTTTGGGATGTACTAAGAACATTTTTTCAGAAAAAATACATTTACTGTTACATTGCCTTTATTGTATTGTACCGTTTTGCCGAAGGATTTGCCATAAAAATTGCACCGCTGTTTTTTAAAGCTGCCGTTGCCGATGGCGGACTAGGGTTATCAACCACCGAAATTGGCGTGATTTACGGAACCTTCGGAACAGCTGCATTTGTAGCAGGTTCGATACTTGCAGGCTACTTTATTGCGCGCCGCGGATTAAAAAAAGCATTGTTAATTCTGGTTAGTACCTTTAATATTCCTTTTCTGGTGTATGCTTTGCTGGCCCATTATCAACCATCGAGCCTTTACCTGGTAGGCGGCGCAGTTGTTCTCGAATATTTTGGCTATGGTTTTGGTTTTGTTGGCCTAATGTTGTTTATGATGCAGCAGGTAGCTCCCGGAAAATACAAAATGGCACACTATGCTTTTGCCACCGGAATAATGAATCTTGGCTTTATGGTGCCATCGATGCTAAGTGGTTATATTAGCGACTGGCTGGGCTATAAAATGTTTTTTGCCTGGGTGTTGATAGCTACCATTCCAATATTTATTGCTGCACGATTTGTGCCTTTCGGACACTCCGATAATGAAGATGACGAAAAAATAGAAATAGAGAAAAATGGCTAA
- a CDS encoding DUF4395 domain-containing protein — protein sequence MRQIVCPISKDKVDEKITRINALVGILLVITAFVMNSSIFLIVLMADFFMRAFTQVKHSPISYVSHRLSNALNLKEKPISKAPKIFAARLGFVMSLIIVGLFLTQLNTAAMIVASMLVFFASLEFALGICMGCIIYTYIVLPFYK from the coding sequence ATGAGACAAATCGTTTGCCCAATATCGAAAGATAAAGTGGACGAAAAAATTACCCGAATAAACGCCCTAGTTGGAATTTTACTGGTTATAACAGCTTTTGTAATGAATTCGTCAATCTTTTTGATTGTGCTGATGGCCGACTTTTTTATGCGTGCTTTTACCCAGGTAAAGCACAGCCCGATTAGTTATGTTAGTCATCGTTTGTCGAATGCACTTAACTTAAAAGAGAAACCAATATCTAAAGCACCAAAAATATTTGCTGCCCGACTTGGTTTCGTAATGTCGCTTATAATTGTTGGCTTGTTTTTAACGCAGCTAAACACTGCAGCAATGATTGTTGCCAGCATGCTGGTATTTTTTGCATCGCTCGAATTTGCGTTGGGTATTTGTATGGGCTGCATTATATACACTTATATCGTACTACCATTTTATAAATAA
- a CDS encoding GxxExxY protein: protein MNENDLSYKTIGAAIEIHKVVGPGLLESAYENALAFELREMGFEVKQQVPMPFVYKYVKQDVGYRIDLVVNNKILVEVKSVETLAPVHYAQTLTYLKLSGLKLGLLINFNTSVLKDGIHRIVNNL, encoded by the coding sequence ATGAATGAAAACGACCTTTCTTACAAAACAATCGGAGCCGCAATCGAAATACATAAAGTTGTTGGCCCGGGGCTCTTAGAGTCAGCTTATGAAAATGCATTAGCTTTTGAATTGAGAGAAATGGGTTTTGAAGTTAAACAGCAAGTCCCAATGCCATTTGTTTACAAGTATGTAAAGCAGGATGTTGGTTACAGAATTGATTTAGTCGTTAACAACAAGATCCTGGTTGAAGTAAAATCTGTTGAAACTTTGGCTCCGGTTCATTATGCTCAAACTTTAACCTATTTGAAGTTGTCGGGTTTGAAACTTGGACTTTTGATTAATTTTAACACCAGTGTCCTAAAAGATGGGATCCATCGGATTGTAAATAATTTGTAA
- a CDS encoding sensor histidine kinase, which produces MKSIPTITLLLLLVCCSSFAQNETILLHPEIGKKYIYQFNKSTYHLSKDEKKLDEVLWTKILEIEYRTTEPDNKKLLFVTVSKNTLQKPGEIPFAYRDYEYPEFQNEYYGRVRTDAYENLVCNILFKYEFNEETSELKLYNRDEVLLAAKKRLDKKAFDQVSKDRRIEAFNTKAIPQITKYVQLLYQVNNELVDPQEYDIKIATKDHVLSVLNRRLEKKPGIYALKYSVDNQEKFLRDYQIILQDSTKRPSFIDENYYSISYSEQNIELVSIKAKTSNRLTVSGTLRGLVNKKVTLALLRNSYGTELYQETTFLDENNSFHFETELEHPGLVFLLFGQTNSTIDLPTIPLYAEPGSNINLTANGEFPWDVEFSGDFNEAQELLYNFNKEHNWLKQRMNFNAVNWWWISNMKFANLKDAIDNLDAKTMAYKDVIPEYVFDFITNELKANLMCGVLEFLSTWEYKQRVKWGRVYFPEEDLVDIDYLNKVLNKVALHEIYNEYGVFSRQFANSYLSNYFQTVKKVYDVSYFGYATMTTATTELRFYSDLPNKIEIAKTLLAGPALYGQIAEMLVQGKTTIDKQESKATIFRQNEVDKYLDLILRLCNDPEFTQSLENIIHTQSQWNEKDYVPDTKFFNEKGEAEYLKDFFGEKPTIFYVTERWGAGRYSFDELAEKNPDINFVMVVEGSNYQEWMDYMSRAEPVANQLFLLNTDVSIKDIFKSGSRHIIVYDNNGVRLAFAYDPQDAINYAKQSLQPKKKELNKSQLQIIIVVLLSILTILIIGLLLWKWRVRQQFRKEEQKRRLRELELTAIRSQMNPHFLFNSLNSVQNLVQQNKGREAHLYLSDFAGLIRKVLNNSEKEEVSLAEELEMIQQYLNLEKLRFNFYFEIGVDDKIDAHNTQIPSMLMQPFVENAILHGLQNKNGEKHLKIDVTKKDAFVLITITDNGIGRTAAKEIQQQKNGKGTKLMKERLEILQQKQGEKYALTTTDLEEGTRVQIILPEEK; this is translated from the coding sequence ATGAAATCAATCCCAACTATAACGTTGTTACTTCTTCTGGTTTGCTGTTCCTCTTTTGCTCAAAACGAAACTATTCTTTTGCATCCTGAAATTGGTAAGAAATATATTTATCAGTTTAATAAATCGACTTATCATCTATCGAAAGATGAAAAAAAACTGGACGAAGTTCTGTGGACCAAGATTTTGGAAATAGAATATAGAACGACCGAGCCAGATAACAAAAAATTGCTATTTGTAACTGTTAGCAAAAACACTCTCCAAAAGCCTGGTGAAATTCCATTTGCATACAGGGATTACGAATATCCGGAGTTTCAAAATGAGTATTACGGAAGAGTGAGAACTGATGCGTATGAAAATTTGGTTTGTAATATACTTTTTAAATATGAGTTTAATGAAGAAACCAGTGAGCTTAAGCTTTACAACCGCGATGAAGTTTTATTGGCTGCTAAAAAGAGGTTAGACAAAAAAGCATTTGATCAAGTCTCAAAGGACCGACGAATAGAAGCTTTTAACACAAAGGCGATACCTCAAATAACCAAATATGTTCAATTACTTTATCAGGTAAATAATGAGTTGGTTGATCCGCAGGAATATGATATTAAGATTGCCACAAAGGATCATGTTTTATCGGTTTTGAACCGACGTTTAGAAAAAAAGCCTGGAATTTATGCGCTAAAGTATTCCGTGGATAATCAGGAAAAGTTTCTCAGGGATTATCAAATCATTTTGCAGGACTCAACTAAACGACCAAGCTTTATTGATGAAAATTATTATAGTATATCTTATAGCGAGCAGAACATCGAACTGGTAAGCATTAAGGCAAAGACAAGTAATCGTTTAACTGTTTCCGGAACTTTACGTGGCTTGGTAAATAAAAAGGTTACGCTGGCATTACTGCGTAATTCTTATGGAACAGAATTGTACCAGGAAACAACATTTCTGGATGAAAACAATTCATTTCATTTTGAAACGGAACTTGAACATCCTGGCTTGGTTTTTCTGCTATTTGGTCAAACTAACTCTACAATCGATTTACCTACAATTCCACTCTATGCTGAGCCGGGAAGCAATATTAACTTAACTGCAAACGGAGAATTCCCTTGGGATGTAGAGTTTTCTGGGGATTTTAATGAGGCTCAGGAGTTGCTTTATAATTTTAACAAGGAGCATAACTGGCTTAAACAAAGAATGAATTTTAATGCCGTAAACTGGTGGTGGATCTCCAATATGAAATTCGCTAATTTAAAAGATGCAATTGATAATCTTGATGCTAAAACGATGGCTTATAAAGACGTTATTCCCGAATATGTTTTCGATTTTATTACCAATGAGCTAAAAGCCAACTTAATGTGTGGTGTCCTGGAATTTCTTTCTACGTGGGAATATAAGCAGCGAGTGAAATGGGGACGAGTATATTTCCCAGAAGAGGATCTGGTAGACATAGACTATTTAAACAAGGTTTTAAATAAAGTTGCACTTCATGAAATATACAATGAATATGGCGTTTTCTCCAGACAGTTTGCCAACAGTTATTTGTCCAATTATTTTCAAACCGTAAAAAAGGTATACGATGTAAGTTATTTTGGCTACGCAACAATGACAACCGCGACAACTGAATTAAGATTTTATAGCGACTTACCGAATAAAATTGAAATAGCAAAAACTTTACTGGCAGGTCCGGCACTTTACGGACAAATTGCAGAAATGTTGGTTCAGGGAAAAACTACAATTGATAAACAGGAATCAAAAGCTACAATTTTTCGCCAAAATGAAGTTGATAAATACCTTGATTTGATTCTACGATTGTGCAACGATCCTGAATTTACTCAATCGCTTGAAAATATCATACACACGCAATCTCAATGGAACGAAAAGGATTATGTACCCGACACCAAATTCTTTAATGAAAAAGGAGAGGCAGAGTATTTAAAAGACTTTTTTGGTGAAAAACCAACTATTTTTTACGTGACGGAACGCTGGGGAGCAGGTCGCTATAGTTTTGATGAACTGGCGGAAAAGAATCCGGATATAAACTTTGTAATGGTAGTTGAAGGGAGTAATTATCAGGAGTGGATGGACTATATGTCAAGAGCAGAACCGGTTGCAAACCAACTTTTTCTTCTTAATACAGATGTTAGTATAAAAGATATTTTCAAATCAGGCTCTCGCCATATAATTGTTTACGACAATAACGGAGTACGTTTAGCATTTGCCTATGATCCACAGGATGCAATAAATTACGCCAAACAAAGTCTGCAGCCTAAAAAAAAAGAACTGAATAAATCGCAACTACAAATTATAATAGTAGTATTACTCAGCATCCTAACCATTTTGATAATAGGTTTACTATTATGGAAATGGCGGGTTCGGCAGCAATTCCGAAAGGAGGAGCAAAAAAGGCGACTCCGGGAGTTGGAGCTTACGGCTATCCGGAGTCAAATGAACCCCCATTTTCTTTTTAACAGTTTGAATTCGGTGCAAAACCTGGTTCAGCAAAACAAGGGCCGCGAGGCCCATTTGTATTTAAGCGATTTTGCCGGATTGATTCGAAAAGTGCTGAATAATTCAGAGAAGGAAGAGGTGTCGCTGGCCGAAGAATTGGAAATGATTCAGCAATATTTGAATTTGGAAAAGCTGCGTTTCAATTTCTATTTTGAAATTGGTGTTGATGACAAAATTGATGCGCACAATACGCAGATTCCATCGATGTTGATGCAACCTTTTGTGGAGAATGCCATTCTTCATGGCCTTCAGAATAAAAATGGTGAGAAACATCTAAAAATTGATGTTACGAAGAAAGACGCATTTGTATTAATCACAATCACCGACAACGGAATTGGCCGCACTGCCGCAAAAGAAATACAGCAACAAAAGAACGGGAAAGGCACAAAACTGATGAAAGAACGGTTAGAGATTCTTCAGCAAAAACAAGGTGAGAAATATGCGCTTACCACCACCGACTTGGAGGAAGGAACGCGCGTGCAAATTATTTTGCCTGAAGAAAAATAA